Proteins from a single region of Candidatus Alcyoniella australis:
- a CDS encoding neutral/alkaline non-lysosomal ceramidase N-terminal domain-containing protein, which yields MSNRIKRFCMPLALTLAISALCACQAGRIHPERPLSRLPQIEQRLDRAVQGLNGESRLMVGASKVDISPYGFRVWIAGFGPGRISRGMLDPIWARALYIDDGSQALVLLTLDVVGLGLMDVQRIRELAAPLHGDKIMVIATHNHQGPDTVGLWGPGVVLPLDSGVEPQYHQRMLTLAAVAVDRAVRDAVPATLHFGSADVPAGWAANLWFPDDESTFDHQLSAIRAVDAQGNTIATLFNWAMHAEALFQKNHRVSADFPGRAYDAIEQRSGGVAMFVSNAAGGMVIPYPNRWDKRGDYDLDDRVQWIDELGQVLADTVDRALDNSQPFGPGAIIIKHNSRDIFLPVDNAMYNMMYRNGLLSLEGRPTKVEEGQELIGSEVHAVSLGPAQIALVPGELFPSIGWELKAAMDAPYRFVFTLANDELGYMMLPAQFEDRTYKYERGASLGPQTGAIVLQAAKELLAQLP from the coding sequence CTTCTGTATGCCGTTGGCGCTCACACTGGCGATCAGCGCGCTGTGCGCCTGCCAGGCCGGACGCATCCATCCCGAGCGACCGTTGTCGCGTCTGCCCCAAATCGAACAGCGACTCGACCGTGCGGTTCAGGGCCTTAACGGCGAGTCGCGGCTGATGGTCGGCGCATCAAAAGTCGACATTTCACCCTACGGCTTCCGGGTCTGGATCGCGGGCTTCGGCCCGGGACGCATCAGCCGCGGAATGCTCGATCCGATCTGGGCACGGGCGCTTTACATTGACGACGGCAGCCAGGCATTGGTGCTGCTGACCCTCGATGTCGTGGGCCTGGGACTGATGGACGTACAGCGCATCCGCGAGCTCGCGGCGCCGCTGCACGGCGATAAAATCATGGTTATCGCCACCCACAACCATCAGGGTCCTGACACCGTCGGCCTCTGGGGTCCGGGTGTAGTGCTGCCGCTGGACTCGGGGGTCGAGCCGCAATATCACCAGCGGATGCTGACCCTGGCTGCCGTGGCCGTTGATCGCGCAGTGCGCGACGCGGTGCCTGCCACGCTACATTTTGGCTCGGCCGACGTGCCCGCGGGCTGGGCCGCCAACTTGTGGTTCCCCGACGATGAAAGCACTTTCGATCACCAGCTGAGCGCAATCCGCGCAGTCGACGCCCAGGGCAATACGATCGCCACGCTGTTTAACTGGGCGATGCACGCCGAGGCGCTGTTTCAGAAAAACCATCGGGTGAGCGCCGACTTCCCGGGACGCGCCTACGACGCCATTGAGCAACGCAGCGGCGGGGTGGCGATGTTCGTCTCCAATGCGGCAGGCGGAATGGTTATCCCGTATCCCAACCGCTGGGATAAACGCGGTGATTACGACCTGGACGACCGCGTACAATGGATCGACGAGCTGGGGCAGGTGCTGGCCGACACTGTCGATCGGGCGTTGGATAACAGCCAGCCGTTTGGTCCCGGCGCAATCATCATCAAGCACAACAGCCGCGATATTTTTCTGCCGGTGGACAACGCGATGTACAACATGATGTACCGCAACGGACTGCTGAGCCTTGAGGGTCGACCGACCAAGGTCGAGGAAGGCCAGGAGTTGATCGGCTCGGAAGTGCATGCCGTCAGCCTGGGTCCGGCACAGATCGCCCTTGTGCCCGGCGAGCTGTTCCCCTCCATCGGCTGGGAGCTCAAGGCGGCGATGGACGCACCGTACCGCTTCGTGTTCACCCTGGCCAACGACGAGCTGGGATACATGATGCTTCCCGCACAGTTCGAGGACCGGACCTACAAATACGAGCGCGGCGCCAGTCTCGGACCCCAAACCGGCGCGATCGTGCTCCAGGCGGCCAAGGAACTGCTCGCGCAGCTACCCTGA